CAGATCCGTTCGAGGACCCGGGCCTTCTTGTACTCCGGGCGCTGATCCACGACCGGCAGGAGGGATTCGACGACTTCTTCGACGGCCTGGTGGAATTCCTTCTCCGCCGGGTTCTTGGCGATGATGCCTTCCATGAAGGCCTGCACGGCACTGGACATGCCCGTTCCTCCTACCGGTTCGACTGGGTTCTAGTGGTCCCGGATCGGACGTTGGCCGGCGCGACGAGAACGGGGACGAGGCGATCGACGTAGACGGAGTCCCAAGCGATGTCCACCCGGATCGGATTCCCTCGTCACCCGCGTCGGTCCGCCGAGGCGGGAATGGGGTGCACGACGGGCCGTGCACCATTGCGACCGGACGGAATGGTACGGGCCGGGCAGGGGGTGCCCAACATCCAAAACGTGATGATCCGGGCGGAATCGGGCCCCGGAGGCGGGTTGGGGCGCCGTCGAGGCCGGGTGGCTCGGGCCTGACCTCGGGCCGGACACGGAAAAGGCCGCCGGCAGGTCACCGGCGGCCCTCTCGGAAGTTGGTTGCGGGGGAGGGATTCGAACCCTCGACCTTTGGGTTATGAGCCCAACGAGCTACCAGACTGCTCCACCCCGCGGCGTTCAGCGGTGCGCAACCTAAGCGCGAACCGGGGGTGTGTCAAGACGGACCGTCGGGCGGGTCGGCGCGCTCGCCGCCGACCAGATGGTGCACCTCTTCGTGGGGACGCTGCATCCGGTACAGCTCGCGCGCCACGCGTTCCAGCTCGTGGCCGCCGGGCTCCAGCAGAGCCTCGGTCGCCCGCTCGTGCGCCGCGCGCTCGGTTCGTAGCGTCTCCAGTTCGGCCCGCAGGTCGCCGACCTGCTCCTCTGCGTCGCGCACGGCCAGCCAGCCTGCGTCGCCGAAGATCATGACGTAGAACAACAGGGCCAGGGCGAAGCCGACCCCGAGCCAGTGGCGCCGCTGACGGCGACGCCGCTGCGCCCGGATGCTCCGGACGAAGGGCGCGTCCCGCTCCGCCGCGCGACGCATCGCGTCAGGCCTCGTCGCTCTCGACGTCGTCCTCGGTGACGCCGGGGAGGTTGTAGAAGCACTCCTCGCCCGGATAGATCGCGAGGTCGCCGAGTTCCTCCTCGATCCGCAGCAGCTCGTTGTACTTGGCGATCCGGTCGGTCCGCGACATCGAGCCGGTCTTGATCTGACCGGCGTTGGTGGCCACGGCCAGGTGGGCGATCGTGACGTCCTCGGTCTCGCCGCTGCGGTGGCTGATCACGTTGGTGTAGCTGGCGACCTTGGCCATCTCGATGGTCCGCAGGGTCTCGGTCAGGGTGCCGATCTGATTCAACTTCACCAGGATCGAGTTGGCGATGTCCTCGTCGATGCCGCGGGCGAGGCGCTCGGGGTTGGTGACGAAGAGGTCGTCCCCGACGATCTGGACGGTGTCGCCGAGTTCCTCGGTCATCAGGCTCCAGCCCTCCCAGTCGTTCTCCGCCAGACCGTCCTCGATCGACTGGATCGGGTACTGGTCGACCAGGTCGCCGTAGAAGCGGACCATGCGCTCGGCGTCCCAGCTCTCGCCGCCCTCGGCGCCCAGGACGTAGCCGCCGTTGCGGTGGAACTCGCTGGCCGCGGCGTCGAGGGCCAGCACGATGTCGGTCCCGGCCACGTAGCCCGCCTTCTCCACGGCCTCGAGGATCACCTCGATCGCCTCGGCGTTGCTGCGCAGGTTGGGGGCGAAGCCTCCCTCGTCGCCGACGCTGGTGGCGTAGCCGCGGCCCGACAGGACCTTCTTGAGGTGGTGGAAGG
This region of Candidatus Krumholzibacteriia bacterium genomic DNA includes:
- the eno gene encoding phosphopyruvate hydratase, which codes for MIEIERIHARQIIDSRGNPTVEVEVLLEDGSVGRAAVPSGASTGEHEAVELRDNDDKAYLGKGVLDAVKNVNNVIADELEGVTALDQALVDRLLIEADGTPNKSKLGANAVLGVSLGVAHAAANATGMSLYRYIGGVAARMLPVPMMNVLNGGAHADNNVDLQEFMIMPVGAKSFSEALRMGAETFHHLKKVLSGRGYATSVGDEGGFAPNLRSNAEAIEVILEAVEKAGYVAGTDIVLALDAAASEFHRNGGYVLGAEGGESWDAERMVRFYGDLVDQYPIQSIEDGLAENDWEGWSLMTEELGDTVQIVGDDLFVTNPERLARGIDEDIANSILVKLNQIGTLTETLRTIEMAKVASYTNVISHRSGETEDVTIAHLAVATNAGQIKTGSMSRTDRIAKYNELLRIEEELGDLAIYPGEECFYNLPGVTEDDVESDEA
- a CDS encoding septum formation initiator family protein; amino-acid sequence: MRRAAERDAPFVRSIRAQRRRRQRRHWLGVGFALALLFYVMIFGDAGWLAVRDAEEQVGDLRAELETLRTERAAHERATEALLEPGGHELERVARELYRMQRPHEEVHHLVGGERADPPDGPS